The following coding sequences lie in one Chloroflexota bacterium genomic window:
- a CDS encoding 5-carboxymethyl-2-hydroxymuconate Delta-isomerase produces the protein MPHLILEYTNNISQAIDTQKIFAPLHQIIAETAGIRIENCKSRAILLNDYYIADGTPLQAFAHLSVRFLEGRSSEIRQSIGQQCLQILRGYFGDAPKELDLQLTVEIGDIQRQSYFKFPNGTL, from the coding sequence ATGCCACATCTGATACTTGAATACACAAATAACATCTCCCAGGCGATTGATACGCAAAAAATTTTCGCCCCGTTGCATCAGATCATTGCTGAGACAGCAGGCATCCGTATTGAAAATTGCAAAAGCCGGGCGATTCTGTTAAACGACTATTACATCGCGGATGGTACACCGCTGCAAGCCTTCGCACATCTATCAGTGCGTTTTCTGGAAGGACGCTCGAGCGAGATTAGACAATCGATTGGGCAACAATGTTTGCAAATATTACGCGGGTATTTTGGCGATGCCCCCAAAGAGTTGGACCTGCAATTGACTGTAGAAATTGGCGACATACAACGGCAGAGCTATTTCAAGTTTCCCAATGGAACGCTCTAG
- the rsmA gene encoding 16S rRNA (adenine(1518)-N(6)/adenine(1519)-N(6))-dimethyltransferase RsmA, with protein MNVPQLLKKYGLRPKKGLGQNFLVDEAALRRVVAAADLMAGEAVLEIGPGLGSLTRHLAAAAQRVVAVEIDDKLIPPLQEVLSPFENVTIIHDDILNCNPNTLMFDSPYVVVANIPYYITSAIIRHLLEADTAPQRIVLTVQREVAQRICAQPGDLSLLALSVQVYGEPQIASRIPAGAFYPPPKIDSAVVRIDLFPEPKIPIDSLDKFFTLAKAGFGQKRKMLNNAISAGMGWPKQKTQALLEAAAIDPQRRAETLSIEEWRRLTLKANTA; from the coding sequence ATGAATGTTCCCCAATTACTCAAAAAATATGGCTTGCGGCCAAAGAAGGGGCTGGGGCAGAATTTTTTAGTGGATGAAGCCGCCTTACGGCGGGTGGTTGCCGCAGCCGACCTGATGGCTGGTGAGGCGGTATTGGAGATTGGCCCCGGCCTGGGGAGTTTAACTCGTCACCTGGCAGCCGCAGCCCAGCGGGTGGTGGCTGTTGAAATTGATGACAAACTCATCCCACCGTTGCAAGAAGTTTTATCCCCCTTCGAGAACGTCACCATCATCCACGATGACATCCTCAACTGCAACCCGAACACCCTGATGTTCGATTCGCCCTACGTGGTTGTGGCGAATATTCCTTATTACATCACCTCCGCCATCATCCGGCACTTGTTGGAAGCAGATACCGCACCCCAACGCATTGTGCTAACGGTGCAACGCGAGGTTGCCCAGCGCATCTGCGCCCAGCCCGGTGATCTAAGTTTGCTGGCTCTGAGCGTGCAAGTCTATGGCGAACCGCAAATTGCAAGCCGTATCCCGGCCGGGGCATTTTATCCACCTCCCAAAATTGATTCGGCTGTCGTGCGCATTGATCTGTTCCCCGAACCCAAAATTCCTATTGATTCGCTAGATAAGTTTTTTACCTTAGCCAAAGCTGGTTTCGGGCAAAAACGAAAAATGCTGAACAACGCCATTTCAGCCGGAATGGGATGGCCCAAACAAAAAACGCAGGCTTTACTTGAAGCTGCGGCGATTGATCCCCAGCGACGCGCCGAAACTTTGAGCATCGAAGAATGGCGCAGATTGACCTTGAAAGCAAACACAGCGTAA